CTATGCCGTTGTATCACAGCTCCGCGGCCCTGCTAGGATTCGGCAATACCCTCGAGGCGGGTGGTACGATTTGCATAGGAAGGAAGTTCTCGACCAAGGTTTTCTGGGAGGAGGTTCGCTCCTCCAAGGCCACCATCATCCAGTACGTTGGCGAGACCTGCAGGTACTTGCTTGCAGCTGCCCCACAAGTCGACCCCGTCACCGGTGAAAGTCTCGACAAGAAGCACAATGTTCGGGTAGCTTTTGGCAATGGCCTGCGACCGGACGTGTGGAACAGGTTCAAGGAGAGGTTCGGCATCGACACCATTGCCGAATTCTACGCCGCCACCGAGGGCTCATTTGGAACCTGGAATTTGAGCCGAAACGACTTTGCCAAGGGCGCTGTTGGACGAAACGGCACCCTGTACAGCGTCGTCATGGGCCTCGACGTTGCCCTCGCCGAGATGGATGAGAATAACGAGGAGCCTTGGAGGGACAGGAAGACGGGTCTGTGCAGGCCTGCCAAGGCTGGTGAGCCAGGAGAGCTCATGTTCAGACTCTCGCCCGACGACCTCAACCGCCGCTTCCAGGGTTACTACGGCAATCCAGACGCAACAAAGGCAAAGGTCTTGCGAAACGTCTTCAAAAAGGGAGATGCCTGGTTCAGGACGGGCGACGTGGTCCGCTGGGACAGCGAAGGAAGACTCTACTTCACCGACCGTATTGGCGATACGTTCCGCTGGAAGAGTGAAAACGTGTCGACACAAGAGGTTGGCGAGGCCGTTGGCTCACACCCATTGGTACAAGAGGCCAATGTCTACGGTGTTGAGCTGCCCAACCACGACGGACGCGCAGGGTGTGCTGCCGTTGTCCTCCAGGGCCAACCATCCGAGGAGGTGCTGAGGAGCATTGCGCAGCACGTGAAGCAGTCACTACCCAAGTATGCTTTGCCCATCTTCCTGCGAGTCATGCCTCCCGAGGCTATGCAAACGACGGGTACGAACAAGCAGCAGAAGCACGGTCTCCGATCCCAGGGTGTCAGGCCGGGCGGCACGGACGCCGCTGGCGAAGTGTATTGGTTGAAGAACAACACCTACGAGCCTTTCTCTGGGCGGGATTGGGATGAAC
The DNA window shown above is from Colletotrichum lupini chromosome 7, complete sequence and carries:
- a CDS encoding AMP-binding enzyme, whose amino-acid sequence is MPVPLALALPAAAAAYSYINARLSLWYDRKLLSCALPATLSALWRERTDRLNQFYVLEQAAQNKSSANRTFIIFEGKTYTYRETYEQVLKYGTWLREHHGVKPKDVVAINFQNSDVFVFLWLGLWSIGAKPAFINYNLTGKPLAHCAKAAKTKLMLIDPNVAANVTEDVRSELSTVEFVVLDESLHREIDTVKPRRAPDSDRSESQYQNLAILIYTSGTTGMPKPAIVSWAKCIVGGVFTSRFTSNSPNDVFYTSMPLYHSSAALLGFGNTLEAGGTICIGRKFSTKVFWEEVRSSKATIIQYVGETCRYLLAAAPQVDPVTGESLDKKHNVRVAFGNGLRPDVWNRFKERFGIDTIAEFYAATEGSFGTWNLSRNDFAKGAVGRNGTLYSVVMGLDVALAEMDENNEEPWRDRKTGLCRPAKAGEPGELMFRLSPDDLNRRFQGYYGNPDATKAKVLRNVFKKGDAWFRTGDVVRWDSEGRLYFTDRIGDTFRWKSENVSTQEVGEAVGSHPLVQEANVYGVELPNHDGRAGCAAVVLQGQPSEEVLRSIAQHVKQSLPKYALPIFLRVMPPEAMQTTGTNKQQKHGLRSQGVRPGGTDAAGEVYWLKNNTYEPFSGRDWDELNGGRVKL